The following proteins are encoded in a genomic region of Oncorhynchus kisutch isolate 150728-3 linkage group LG18, Okis_V2, whole genome shotgun sequence:
- the LOC109909014 gene encoding zinc finger CCCH domain-containing protein 4 isoform X1, whose protein sequence is MAVESMTVHPNSPTTTNHEHSLLTDERREDGELEEGELEDDGGEVEVAEEPSTGGGGEDGGAGEEATATEAAPPEKIHRSKERHASGDEKDDEKARRHKRKRKKEREREKEKRRAKKRRKSKHKRHASSSDDHSDFSDDSDYSPGEKRKYRDYSPTYTPSSLGGYPPAPSSGHGGPMPKKGSYVKMDKQSYGSYGDYEEENYEGEEDEEMGDEDYDDFTKELNQYRKAKEGGSGDGGGRGNCRGGRGRKNGVRGGKGRMKNQRGRGGMRGGRGGRGRGGSRGRGRGGKMGGDNEDGEGMMYGGGGGGGGGDEMEYGDDDYEHMGEDDYDEYSQYRKSKDRGRGGKGGRGRGRGKQGRGMNRGGRGRNRGRGRGGGDQGHDEDNNGDNGDMGDGGGGQHNKHQGDKHQDKKGKAICKYYMEGRCTWGEHCNFSHDIELPKKKELCKFYITGFCARAENCPYMHGDFPCKLFHTTGSCVNGDECMFSHEPLTDDTQDLLNKMLAEDAEAGAEDEKEVEELKKQGINPLPKPPPGVGLLPTPPRPGPPDNSGPGDFGSPGPPQGPMSPNGLPGPGPNQGPGPCPGSLPAYPDSGPYQGPPNPNGPAPPSMGPPPPCPGNGGKKIPSLFEIKVQPTGQLAQKLANHRGQTPGTATGQAGATGPQGHPGGPGGPPPRFPPPGMMPPDMSMCPPPPMGPGGPPMMPGFGPEGGPMMPPGPPPGGNFFDNFFNQQQDMNMDEVVEEGDHFQGFGGMDVKEARGSGGNHSSVGGPDVPANGGSANQQAGMGVPDFLPPAQRMLFMRIQQKQQEDEERARLAKGVGERDVEGDSANWYSSEDEDGGGSVTSILKTLRQQSQGPPKPEGPPSDPRLQKGSPAHPSIRPGDSRQGDPRLGRDPRLSRATDSAQALDSPNPSLASTVTPADPRLARLATTALTPKPDAPLVYKPPPLTAPPAEEEETERVLRDKPVPIPLDPLMGMALRDPRSQLRQFSHIKKDILLHMPPYAKTVTWNPEDLIPIPIPKQDLLPLPPGIPPVSALDPRLSRSQQRIHTALPHPPPIPSPSLEPPAPSSSLPDFELLSRILKTVNASSGPSQSSPSLPLVPPPALLPAPPALLPIPVDKPVDPRMARKAPADPRLQPQKSVLKQPSESPVPPLTVTPAAPPPTSGSSSPTIAPYDPRLLSAGGVGRGGGAGAVGGSSVLSGISLYDPRTPSAGKLEGPGATTNTTPSSGPTEPKPSEAAPAKPKAKEPLFVRKSALDQPEPEKSSEQSTDRYNSYNRPRPKPAPSPSTGPPGGPAASVSSMAGQGPPGGAEQAPAGVHNLPVSSLFSMVKQASKPSGSGSPFGGNSPAQPGDTTTTTEQDNASLKEVFKGFDPTASPFCQ, encoded by the exons ATGGCTGTGGAAAGCATGACTGTCCATCCAAActccccaacaacaaccaaccACGAACACAGTCTTCTCACTGACGAAAG ACGTGAGGATGGTGAGCTGGAAGAGGGGGAGTTGGAGGATgatggtggagaggtggaggtggcaGAGGAGCCCAGCaccgggggaggaggagaagatgggGGTGCAGGTGAAGAAGCAACAGCAACAGAGGCGGCCCCCCCAGAGAAAATTCACCGTAGCAAAGAGCGCCACGCCAGCGGCGACGAGAAGGACGACGAGAAGGCCCGCCGCCacaagaggaagaggaaaaaagagagggagcgagagaaggagaagaggagagccaAGAAGAGACGCAAATCCAAGCACAAA CGTCATGCCTCCTCCAGTGATGACCACTCAGACTTTAGCGATGACTCTGACTACAGCCCAGGTGAGAAGAGGAAGTATCGGGACTATAGCCCTACGTACACCCCTTCT TCCCTTGGAGGTTACCCACCAGCCCCGTCCTCTGGCCACGGGGGCCCCATGCCTAAGAAGGGCAGCTACGTGAAGATGGACAAACAAAGCTACGGGAGCTACGGCGATTATGAAGAGGAGAACtacgagggagaggaggatgaggagatgggcGATGAAGACTACGATGACTTCACCAAGGAGCTCAACCAGTACCGCAAGGCCAAGGAGGGAGGCAGCGGTGATGGAGGTGGAAGAGGCAACTGTCGCGGGGGCAGAGGTAGAAAAAATGGGGTCAGAG GAGGTAAAGGTCGTATGAAGAACCAGAGAGGTCGAGGAGGCATGAGAGGAGGGCgtggaggtagaggaagaggagggagcagGGGTCGGGGACGAGGGGGCAAGATGGGCGGAGACAATGAGGATGGAGAAGGGATGatgtatggaggaggaggaggaggaggaggaggagacgagaTGGAG TATGGAGACGATGACTATGAACACATGGGTGAAGATGACTATGATGAATACTCTCAGTACAGGAAGTCCAAAGATCGTGGAAGGG GTGGTAAAGGTGGGCGGGGACGGGGCCGGGGGAAACAGGGGCGTGGTATGAACCGGGGAGGCCGAGGGAGGAACCGGGGGAGAGGCCGAGGGGGCGGAGACCAGGGTCACGATGAGGACAACAATGGAGACAATGGGGACATGGGG gatggaggaggaggccAGCACAACAAGCACCAGGGGGACAAGCACCAAGACAAGAAAGGGAAAGCCATCTGCAAGTACTACATGGAGGGCCGCTGTACTTGG GGGGAACACTGCAACTTCAGCCACGACATTGAGCTGCCCAAGAAGAAAGAACTCTGCAAGTTCTACATCACCGGCTTCTGCGCACGGGCTGAAAACTGCCCCTACATGCATG GTGATTTCCCCTGCAAGTTGTTCCACACCACCGGGAGCTGTGTGAATGGAGACGAATGCATGTTCTCCCACGAGCCTCTGACCGACGACACCCAAGACCTGCTAAACAAG ATGCTGGCGGAGGATGCCGAGGCTGGAGCTGAGGatgagaaggaggtggaggagctaAAGAAGCAGGGGATCAACCCCCTTCCCAAGCCGCCTCCTGGGGTGGGCCTGCTCCCGACACCGCCCAGACCAGGGCCACCCGACAACTCTGGCCCTGGGGACTTTGGATCTCCTGGACCACCACAGGGCCCCATGTCCCCCAACGGCCTCCCCGGCCCAGGGCCTAACCAAGGGCCCGGTCCCTGTCCTGGTTCCCTTCCCGCCTACCCAGACAGTGGCCCCTACCAGGGCCCTCCCAACCCCAATGGTCCCGCACCCCCATCCATGGGCCCCCCACCCCCCTGTCCTGGCAATGGAGGGAAGAAGATCCCCTCGTTGTTTGAGATCAAGGTGCAGCCCACGGGACAGCTAGCTCAGAAACTAGCTAATCACCG AGGTCAGACCCCAGGAACTGCCACAGGCCAAGCTGGCGCCACTGGCCCCCAAGGGCACCCCGGTGGGCCTGGTGGGCCTCCGCCTCGGTTCCCTCCACCTGGCATGATGCCCCCAGACATGTCCATGTGTCCTCCCCCACCCATGGGCCCTGGAGGACCCCCCATGATGCCAGGCTTTGGCCCAGAAGGGGGGCCTATGATGCCCCCCGGACCTCCTCCAGGGGGTAACTTCTTTGATAACTTCTTCAACCAGCAGCAAGACATGAATATGGACGAGGTAGTGGAGGAag GTGATCACTTCCAGGGCTTTGGAGGGATGGACGTGAAAGAAGCAAGAGGATCGGGAGGAAACCATAGCTCCGTGGGAGGTCCTGACGTTCCCGCAAACGGAGGCTCGGCCAATCAGCAGGCGGGGATGGGAGTGCCTGACTTTCTGCCGCCGGCCCAACGCATGCTGTTCATGAGAATTCAACAGAAACagcaggaggatgaggagagggccAGACTTGCCaagggggtaggagagagggacgTGGAAG GTGACTCGGCTAACTGGTACTCCAGTGAGGATGAGGATGGAGGCGGCAGTGTCACATCCATCCTGAAGACGCTCCGCCAGCAGAGCCAAGGGCCCCCCAAACCGGAGGGTCCCCCCAGCGACCCCCGCCTCCAGAAAGGCTCCCCAGCGCACCCCTCCATCCGACCGGGGGACTCCCGTCAGGGGGACCCCCGGCTGGGCCGCGACCCCCGCCTCTCCCGGGCTACAGACTCTGCCCAGGCGTTGGACTCTCCCAACCCCTCCTTGGCCTCCACCGTCACCCCTGCAGACCCCCGCCTGGCACGGCTTGCTACCACCGCCCTCACCCCCAAACCAGACGCCCCCCTGGTGTACAAGCCCCCGCCCCTCACGGCTCCCcctgcagaggaggaggagacggagagggttCTGAGGGACAAGCCTGTGCCCATCCCCCTGGACCCCCTGATGGGCATGGCCCTGAGGGACCCGCGCTCCCAGCTGAGGCAGTTCAGCCACATTAAGAAGGACATTCTCCTGCACATGCCCCCCTACGCTAAGACAGTGACATGGAACCCCGAGGACCTCATCCCTATCCCAATCCCTAAACAGgaccttctccccctccctccaggcATCCCCCCTGTCTCAGCCCTGGATCCCCGCCTCTCACGCAGCCAGCAGCGAATCCATACGGCCCTCCCCCATCCCCcacccatcccctctccctccttagaacccccagccccctcctcctccctcccagacTTTGAATTGCTCTCTCGCATCCTCAAGACTGTTAACGCCTCATCCGGACCCTCCCAGtcatccccttctctcccccttgtCCCTCCACCGGCCTTGTTGCCGGCGCCTCCTGCTTTGTTGCCCATCCCTGTCGACAAGCCCGTCGATCCTCGAATGGCCCGCAAAGCCCCCGCTGACCCCCGGCTCCAGCCACAGAAATCTGTCCTGAAGCAGCCTTCAGAGTCCCCTGTCCCCCCTCTGACGGTCACCCCAGCAGCCCCTCCACCCACCTCcggctcctcctcccccaccatcGCCCCCTACGACCCTCGGCTACTGTCTGCAGGTGGAGTGGGTCGTGGAGGGGGAGCGGGTGCAGTTGGTGGCAGCAGTGTGCTGAGTGGTATCAGTCTTTATGATCCCCGGACTCCTAGTGCAGGTAAACTTGAGGGCCCTGGTGCCACCACAAACACAACCCCCAGCAGCGGCCCCACAGAGCCCAAACCCAGTGAGGCAGCACCAGCCAAGCCCAAGGCCAAGGAGCCCCTGTTTGTCCGTAAGTCTGCCCTGGACCAGCCGGAGCCAGAGAAGAGCAGCGAGCAGTCCACTGACCGCTACAACAGCTATAACCGGCCCAGGCCCAAGCCTGCACCCTCGCCGTCCACCGGGCCCCCCGGAGGTCCTGCTGCCTCTGTCTCCTCCATGGCCGGACAGGGCCCCCCTGGTGGTGCCGAGCAGGCCCCGGCGGGCGTCCACAACCTGCCTGTGTCTTCCCTCTTCAGCATGGTGAAACAGGCCAGCAAGCCCAGCGGCTCCGGCAGCCCCTTTGGTGGGAACAGCCCTGCCCAGCCTGgcgacaccaccaccaccacggagCAGGACAATGCTTCTCTGAAGGAGGTTTTCAAAGGCTTTGACCCCACGGCATCACCCTTCTGCCAGTGA
- the LOC109909014 gene encoding zinc finger CCCH domain-containing protein 4 isoform X2 — MAVESMTVHPNSPTTTNHEHSLLTDERREDGELEEGELEDDGGEVEVAEEPSTGGGGEDGGAGEEATATEAAPPEKIHRSKERHASGDEKDDEKARRHKRKRKKEREREKEKRRAKKRRKSKHKRHASSSDDHSDFSDDSDYSPGEKRKYRDYSPTYTPSSLGGYPPAPSSGHGGPMPKKGSYVKMDKQSYGSYGDYEEENYEGEEDEEMGDEDYDDFTKELNQYRKAKEGGSGDGGGRGNCRGGRGGKGRMKNQRGRGGMRGGRGGRGRGGSRGRGRGGKMGGDNEDGEGMMYGGGGGGGGGDEMEYGDDDYEHMGEDDYDEYSQYRKSKDRGRGGKGGRGRGRGKQGRGMNRGGRGRNRGRGRGGGDQGHDEDNNGDNGDMGDGGGGQHNKHQGDKHQDKKGKAICKYYMEGRCTWGEHCNFSHDIELPKKKELCKFYITGFCARAENCPYMHGDFPCKLFHTTGSCVNGDECMFSHEPLTDDTQDLLNKMLAEDAEAGAEDEKEVEELKKQGINPLPKPPPGVGLLPTPPRPGPPDNSGPGDFGSPGPPQGPMSPNGLPGPGPNQGPGPCPGSLPAYPDSGPYQGPPNPNGPAPPSMGPPPPCPGNGGKKIPSLFEIKVQPTGQLAQKLANHRGQTPGTATGQAGATGPQGHPGGPGGPPPRFPPPGMMPPDMSMCPPPPMGPGGPPMMPGFGPEGGPMMPPGPPPGGNFFDNFFNQQQDMNMDEVVEEGDHFQGFGGMDVKEARGSGGNHSSVGGPDVPANGGSANQQAGMGVPDFLPPAQRMLFMRIQQKQQEDEERARLAKGVGERDVEGDSANWYSSEDEDGGGSVTSILKTLRQQSQGPPKPEGPPSDPRLQKGSPAHPSIRPGDSRQGDPRLGRDPRLSRATDSAQALDSPNPSLASTVTPADPRLARLATTALTPKPDAPLVYKPPPLTAPPAEEEETERVLRDKPVPIPLDPLMGMALRDPRSQLRQFSHIKKDILLHMPPYAKTVTWNPEDLIPIPIPKQDLLPLPPGIPPVSALDPRLSRSQQRIHTALPHPPPIPSPSLEPPAPSSSLPDFELLSRILKTVNASSGPSQSSPSLPLVPPPALLPAPPALLPIPVDKPVDPRMARKAPADPRLQPQKSVLKQPSESPVPPLTVTPAAPPPTSGSSSPTIAPYDPRLLSAGGVGRGGGAGAVGGSSVLSGISLYDPRTPSAGKLEGPGATTNTTPSSGPTEPKPSEAAPAKPKAKEPLFVRKSALDQPEPEKSSEQSTDRYNSYNRPRPKPAPSPSTGPPGGPAASVSSMAGQGPPGGAEQAPAGVHNLPVSSLFSMVKQASKPSGSGSPFGGNSPAQPGDTTTTTEQDNASLKEVFKGFDPTASPFCQ; from the exons ATGGCTGTGGAAAGCATGACTGTCCATCCAAActccccaacaacaaccaaccACGAACACAGTCTTCTCACTGACGAAAG ACGTGAGGATGGTGAGCTGGAAGAGGGGGAGTTGGAGGATgatggtggagaggtggaggtggcaGAGGAGCCCAGCaccgggggaggaggagaagatgggGGTGCAGGTGAAGAAGCAACAGCAACAGAGGCGGCCCCCCCAGAGAAAATTCACCGTAGCAAAGAGCGCCACGCCAGCGGCGACGAGAAGGACGACGAGAAGGCCCGCCGCCacaagaggaagaggaaaaaagagagggagcgagagaaggagaagaggagagccaAGAAGAGACGCAAATCCAAGCACAAA CGTCATGCCTCCTCCAGTGATGACCACTCAGACTTTAGCGATGACTCTGACTACAGCCCAGGTGAGAAGAGGAAGTATCGGGACTATAGCCCTACGTACACCCCTTCT TCCCTTGGAGGTTACCCACCAGCCCCGTCCTCTGGCCACGGGGGCCCCATGCCTAAGAAGGGCAGCTACGTGAAGATGGACAAACAAAGCTACGGGAGCTACGGCGATTATGAAGAGGAGAACtacgagggagaggaggatgaggagatgggcGATGAAGACTACGATGACTTCACCAAGGAGCTCAACCAGTACCGCAAGGCCAAGGAGGGAGGCAGCGGTGATGGAGGTGGAAGAGGCAACTGTCGCGGGGGCAGAG GAGGTAAAGGTCGTATGAAGAACCAGAGAGGTCGAGGAGGCATGAGAGGAGGGCgtggaggtagaggaagaggagggagcagGGGTCGGGGACGAGGGGGCAAGATGGGCGGAGACAATGAGGATGGAGAAGGGATGatgtatggaggaggaggaggaggaggaggaggagacgagaTGGAG TATGGAGACGATGACTATGAACACATGGGTGAAGATGACTATGATGAATACTCTCAGTACAGGAAGTCCAAAGATCGTGGAAGGG GTGGTAAAGGTGGGCGGGGACGGGGCCGGGGGAAACAGGGGCGTGGTATGAACCGGGGAGGCCGAGGGAGGAACCGGGGGAGAGGCCGAGGGGGCGGAGACCAGGGTCACGATGAGGACAACAATGGAGACAATGGGGACATGGGG gatggaggaggaggccAGCACAACAAGCACCAGGGGGACAAGCACCAAGACAAGAAAGGGAAAGCCATCTGCAAGTACTACATGGAGGGCCGCTGTACTTGG GGGGAACACTGCAACTTCAGCCACGACATTGAGCTGCCCAAGAAGAAAGAACTCTGCAAGTTCTACATCACCGGCTTCTGCGCACGGGCTGAAAACTGCCCCTACATGCATG GTGATTTCCCCTGCAAGTTGTTCCACACCACCGGGAGCTGTGTGAATGGAGACGAATGCATGTTCTCCCACGAGCCTCTGACCGACGACACCCAAGACCTGCTAAACAAG ATGCTGGCGGAGGATGCCGAGGCTGGAGCTGAGGatgagaaggaggtggaggagctaAAGAAGCAGGGGATCAACCCCCTTCCCAAGCCGCCTCCTGGGGTGGGCCTGCTCCCGACACCGCCCAGACCAGGGCCACCCGACAACTCTGGCCCTGGGGACTTTGGATCTCCTGGACCACCACAGGGCCCCATGTCCCCCAACGGCCTCCCCGGCCCAGGGCCTAACCAAGGGCCCGGTCCCTGTCCTGGTTCCCTTCCCGCCTACCCAGACAGTGGCCCCTACCAGGGCCCTCCCAACCCCAATGGTCCCGCACCCCCATCCATGGGCCCCCCACCCCCCTGTCCTGGCAATGGAGGGAAGAAGATCCCCTCGTTGTTTGAGATCAAGGTGCAGCCCACGGGACAGCTAGCTCAGAAACTAGCTAATCACCG AGGTCAGACCCCAGGAACTGCCACAGGCCAAGCTGGCGCCACTGGCCCCCAAGGGCACCCCGGTGGGCCTGGTGGGCCTCCGCCTCGGTTCCCTCCACCTGGCATGATGCCCCCAGACATGTCCATGTGTCCTCCCCCACCCATGGGCCCTGGAGGACCCCCCATGATGCCAGGCTTTGGCCCAGAAGGGGGGCCTATGATGCCCCCCGGACCTCCTCCAGGGGGTAACTTCTTTGATAACTTCTTCAACCAGCAGCAAGACATGAATATGGACGAGGTAGTGGAGGAag GTGATCACTTCCAGGGCTTTGGAGGGATGGACGTGAAAGAAGCAAGAGGATCGGGAGGAAACCATAGCTCCGTGGGAGGTCCTGACGTTCCCGCAAACGGAGGCTCGGCCAATCAGCAGGCGGGGATGGGAGTGCCTGACTTTCTGCCGCCGGCCCAACGCATGCTGTTCATGAGAATTCAACAGAAACagcaggaggatgaggagagggccAGACTTGCCaagggggtaggagagagggacgTGGAAG GTGACTCGGCTAACTGGTACTCCAGTGAGGATGAGGATGGAGGCGGCAGTGTCACATCCATCCTGAAGACGCTCCGCCAGCAGAGCCAAGGGCCCCCCAAACCGGAGGGTCCCCCCAGCGACCCCCGCCTCCAGAAAGGCTCCCCAGCGCACCCCTCCATCCGACCGGGGGACTCCCGTCAGGGGGACCCCCGGCTGGGCCGCGACCCCCGCCTCTCCCGGGCTACAGACTCTGCCCAGGCGTTGGACTCTCCCAACCCCTCCTTGGCCTCCACCGTCACCCCTGCAGACCCCCGCCTGGCACGGCTTGCTACCACCGCCCTCACCCCCAAACCAGACGCCCCCCTGGTGTACAAGCCCCCGCCCCTCACGGCTCCCcctgcagaggaggaggagacggagagggttCTGAGGGACAAGCCTGTGCCCATCCCCCTGGACCCCCTGATGGGCATGGCCCTGAGGGACCCGCGCTCCCAGCTGAGGCAGTTCAGCCACATTAAGAAGGACATTCTCCTGCACATGCCCCCCTACGCTAAGACAGTGACATGGAACCCCGAGGACCTCATCCCTATCCCAATCCCTAAACAGgaccttctccccctccctccaggcATCCCCCCTGTCTCAGCCCTGGATCCCCGCCTCTCACGCAGCCAGCAGCGAATCCATACGGCCCTCCCCCATCCCCcacccatcccctctccctccttagaacccccagccccctcctcctccctcccagacTTTGAATTGCTCTCTCGCATCCTCAAGACTGTTAACGCCTCATCCGGACCCTCCCAGtcatccccttctctcccccttgtCCCTCCACCGGCCTTGTTGCCGGCGCCTCCTGCTTTGTTGCCCATCCCTGTCGACAAGCCCGTCGATCCTCGAATGGCCCGCAAAGCCCCCGCTGACCCCCGGCTCCAGCCACAGAAATCTGTCCTGAAGCAGCCTTCAGAGTCCCCTGTCCCCCCTCTGACGGTCACCCCAGCAGCCCCTCCACCCACCTCcggctcctcctcccccaccatcGCCCCCTACGACCCTCGGCTACTGTCTGCAGGTGGAGTGGGTCGTGGAGGGGGAGCGGGTGCAGTTGGTGGCAGCAGTGTGCTGAGTGGTATCAGTCTTTATGATCCCCGGACTCCTAGTGCAGGTAAACTTGAGGGCCCTGGTGCCACCACAAACACAACCCCCAGCAGCGGCCCCACAGAGCCCAAACCCAGTGAGGCAGCACCAGCCAAGCCCAAGGCCAAGGAGCCCCTGTTTGTCCGTAAGTCTGCCCTGGACCAGCCGGAGCCAGAGAAGAGCAGCGAGCAGTCCACTGACCGCTACAACAGCTATAACCGGCCCAGGCCCAAGCCTGCACCCTCGCCGTCCACCGGGCCCCCCGGAGGTCCTGCTGCCTCTGTCTCCTCCATGGCCGGACAGGGCCCCCCTGGTGGTGCCGAGCAGGCCCCGGCGGGCGTCCACAACCTGCCTGTGTCTTCCCTCTTCAGCATGGTGAAACAGGCCAGCAAGCCCAGCGGCTCCGGCAGCCCCTTTGGTGGGAACAGCCCTGCCCAGCCTGgcgacaccaccaccaccacggagCAGGACAATGCTTCTCTGAAGGAGGTTTTCAAAGGCTTTGACCCCACGGCATCACCCTTCTGCCAGTGA